The DNA window TGGGACAAGCCGACTCACAGGCACCACAATCCGTACAACGTCCTGCACAATGGTAGGCCCGCAGGAAGTGGTAGGTGCGAATATCCATGGGGTCAGTTCCCTTACCTACCCACTGGGGACGGGATTCGTCCACAAAACAGGTGGGACAATAGCATAAGGGACAGGCGTTCTTGCAGGCATAGCAGCGGGTGCAGCCGGAAAGAAGCTCCTCAAAGTGCGCCCATTTGGTACCCGCATCCATGGAAGCTATGGCTTCCACGTCGGCAAAGCGATTTTCAGGGACAAGCTCTTCCACAGGCTCCCCTGCCATCTCATCAAAGATTACAGGGTTGCGCTTGATGCAGGTGCTGCAGTTGGACTGGAGAACATCCGCCTTGTTGACGGTCTTTTCTCCGGCAGGACCCTTTACCGTAATCTGATCACCGGCCTCGCTGTAGGCCGTTACTTCGCCGCCTGCAAGATCGGAAAGGGCTTTTTTATCCGCCATGCCAGTGCAGGGTACACCGATGATCACAAGCTGATCACGCTTGATCTTATTTTCAACTATGTGGCCCACAATGTTACGCGCATCACAGCCCTTGGCAATGATACCGATCCGGTCCTTGCGACCCGTTAAATAATTGCACAAATTGAGACGGCAGGTGGCGTCCCAGATCAGATCCTTTGTATCCGATGCCTTACGAATGATGGTCGGCTCACTCATGACGGGAAGCGTTCCCTTTTTGAAGCCGATCACCACATCAACCTTCTCTGATTCGAGAAGATCTCTGGCAATCTCTCTTATTTTCAGGGCGACATCAGCCATCTACGCCACCTCCTGACTCATGATAAACTCCTTTGCCATACCTTTGGCAGGACCAAGGGCCTTCACCTCGGAAATCACGGTGCGGGCCACATCGGCAAACTTCACGCCTTCTGCCGAAGAAATCCATGAAAACTGGATACGACCCGGTTCAAGGCCGGTATGCTCCAGCATTTCCTTCAGCAGGGTAAATTTACGGCGGGCATAATAATTACCGGTGATGTAATGACAGTCACCGGGGTGACAGCCGGAAATCCATACTCCGTCCGCCCCATTGCGGAATGCGGAAAGGACCATCTTGGGCGAAACCCTTCCGGAACAGGGCAGACGGATGATACGCATGTTGGCCGGATACTGAAAACGGCTCACGCCCGCAAGGTCTGCGGCTCCGTAGGTGCACCAGTTGCACAGAAAGGTAATGATTTTAGGTTCAAACTCCTGCATAGGAAGCCTCCCTGCACCTTTAGTTAAGGTGCAAATGATTCTTGAAATATAACTGTTCAGCTGATCCGATTGGCTTTACAGCACTTTAAAATTCTTTGAAATAAAACCAGTGGGCGATATACTTTTTCAAGGCTTTAAGCCCTCACCCCCGGCCCCTCTCCCAGAGGGAGAGGGGAGAAAAACAAGGGCTGTACCTTACCATTCGCTTCAAATACTCCTTCCCACTTTCCACTGTCCTTATGGATAAAGATAAACCCAGAAAGAGATGAGAAAAAATATCCATCTTCCACCAGTCTAAACCTATCCTTCAATCAGGCCGCATCAATCATGGCCATAATCTGCCCTTCCTCAAAGCCTTTAAGATTCAAGGCACCGGAGCGGCAGGATGCCACACAGGCTCCGCAACCCTTACAGAGAACGGGGTTGATTTCAGCCTTGCCAGCCCTCGGCCCTTCCAGAATCATACCCGGAGAGTTGTAGGGGCAGACCGCCACACAGACACTGCACCCGGAGCAGAGCTCCTGATTCACATAGGCCACCTGACCAGAGGTATTGATGGTCTTTCTGGCAAGGAGACCTGTCGCCCGTGCTGCGGCCGCCTGGGCCTGGGCAATGGCTTCGTCAATGGGCTTGGGATAATGGGCAAGGCCCGCAAGGAAGACCCCGTCTGTTGCAAAATCACTGGGGGCCAGCTTCACATGGGCTTCCACAAAGAAGCCGTCATCGTTGAGGGGAACCTTAAAGAACTGGGCCAAACGCTCATCCTTGTAGGGTTTCACCGCAGATGCCAGCACCAGAAGATCCGCCGCAAGCTCAAGGGACCTCTGAATGATGGGATCGTAAACACGAACCAGCAGTCTGCCTTCGGCTTCTTTTACAAGGGGTTTGGCATCAAGGGAGTAACGGACAAAAATAACACCCTTTTCCCTGGCCTTCTTGTAAAGGGCTTCCTTCTCACCATAGGTACGGATATCCCGGTACAGGACAAAGACATCCATGTCCGGCTTTTTCTCCTTCAGGTGAAGGGCGCTCACCATGGTATGGGTGCAGCAGATGCGGGAGCAGTAAGTCCGGCCCGGCTCACGGGAACCCACACACTGGATGAAGACAGCAGTTTCCGCCTTCTCCACCTTTGCATCATGGCTCTTCATGAGTCCATCCAGCTCCTGACCCGTCACCACCATATCAGAGCTGCCGTAGAGGTATTCCGTTGGCTTATATTCCTCAGCCCCCGTGGCAATGATGGTAACACCATGGCGGATTTCCTTTTCACTGCCTTTTGTCTCAATGGTGCTGACAAAGTTACCCACAAAACCTTCCACATTTTTAAGGCCGGACTCCAGCAGGACATCAATTTTCTCATCCACAGCCACGCTGTTGACCATGTCGGCAAGGCCTTCTTCAATGGACTCGCCCTTGCCCGTGACATAAAGATTTCTTGCCTGACCGCCCAGAACCTTGTCCCGCTCCACCAGAGTCACATGATAGCCCTGGGTAGAAAGGGCCCTTGCAGCAGCCATGCCGGAAATCCCGCCGCCAATAACCAGTACGTTCTGGTCTATTTCAAGGGTGGCTTCGGAGAGAGGCTCGAACAGGGCCACCTTGGCCACAGCCATACGGACCTGCTCTTTGGCTTTCAGGGTGGCTTCCGCAGGCTGATCCTTGTGTACCCAGGAGCCGTGGTTGCGGATGTTCACCATTTCAAAGAGGTATTTATTCAAGCCTGCATTGATGAGGGTTTCCTGAAAAAGGGGATCGTGGGTTCTGGGACTGCAGGCCGCCACAACAATGCGGTTTAAGCCCTTTTCCCTGATCACCTTAACCATGCCGTCCTGGGTATCCTGGGAGCAGGCATACATGTTGTTATTGACATACTCCACATTGGGAAGGCCTGCGGCATAATCCCGCACCGCCTCCACATCAATGACCCCTGCAATGTTAGTCCCACAGTGGCAGACAAAGACACCGATGCGGGGACGATCTCCCCGGATATCATCTTCCTGCACCTTTTCCACGGTGCGGGTCAGGGTGTTTCGTGCTGATACAAGTCCTGCTCCGGCATTGAGGGCCGCAGCACCTGCCTCCACAACGGACTGGGGAATATCTTTGGGACCCTGGAAGGCACCGCAGACATAAACCCCTTCCCTGGAAGTGCTGACAGGTTTGAAGGTGGAAGTTTTAACGAAACCGCCTTCGGTCAGCTCAATGCCCATATTTGCTGCATTGGCCCGAACTTCATCATTTATTTCCATCCCAACGGAAAGAACTACGATGTCATAGACTTCCGTTACCCGCTGGTTGTTCTCGTCAATGTATTCCAGAACCTGACCGGGACCGTCCGGGTTTCCATAAACCGTATGCACCCGGCAGCGCTGGAACTTGACACCGTAGTTCTCCTTGGCCTGATTATAGCAGTCCTCAAAGCCCTTGCCGTGGGTACGCATATCCATATAGAAAATTTTGGTTTCCAGCTCCGGATCATGCTCCTTGGCAATGATGGCCTGCTTGATGGCATACATGCAGCAGACCGAAGAGCAGTGACCGTTTTTACAGGTATTCACATCCCTGGAACCCACGCACTGCAGCCAGGCAATTTTATGGGGATGTTCCTTGTCGGACAAACGTACCACATGGCCCTGAAAGGGACCGGATGCGGAAAGAAGCCGCTCGAACTCCAGAGAGGTGACCACATCCTTGCTGCGGTCATAGTTGAGGAAATCCTTACCCGAAGGATTGTAGGCAGAAAAGCCCGTGGCCAGAATGACGGAACCCACATTCAGACTAAAGGTTTTATCCGTATCCTTGAAATTGATGGCATCTGCGGGGCAAATCTTCTCACAGTTACCACATTTATCTTTGGTGATTTTAATGCAGTTGGCTGGGTCTATAGCATACTTGAGGGGCACTGCCTGGGGATAGGGCACATAGATGGCCTTGCGCTTATCAAGGCCCATATTGTACTCATCCGCCACCTTTTTGGGACATTTTTCCATGCAGGCTCCGCAGCCAATGCACTTATCCATGTCCACGTAGCGGGCCTTCTGGAAAACCTCCACCTCAAAGTTACCAGCCTCGCCTTTGATATCCTTGATCTCTGCCAGGGTCACCAGCTCAATATTGATGTGCCGCCCCACTTCCACAAGCTTGGGGCTCATGATGCACATGGAGCAGTCATTGGTGGGAAAGGTCTTGTCCAGCTGGGCCATGACCCCGCCGATGGATGGCGATTTTTCCACCATATAGACATAATAGCCGGA is part of the Desulfobotulus mexicanus genome and encodes:
- a CDS encoding FAD-dependent oxidoreductase gives rise to the protein MSEKTIGSVLIAGGGIAAIQAALDLADSGYYVYMVEKSPSIGGVMAQLDKTFPTNDCSMCIMSPKLVEVGRHINIELVTLAEIKDIKGEAGNFEVEVFQKARYVDMDKCIGCGACMEKCPKKVADEYNMGLDKRKAIYVPYPQAVPLKYAIDPANCIKITKDKCGNCEKICPADAINFKDTDKTFSLNVGSVILATGFSAYNPSGKDFLNYDRSKDVVTSLEFERLLSASGPFQGHVVRLSDKEHPHKIAWLQCVGSRDVNTCKNGHCSSVCCMYAIKQAIIAKEHDPELETKIFYMDMRTHGKGFEDCYNQAKENYGVKFQRCRVHTVYGNPDGPGQVLEYIDENNQRVTEVYDIVVLSVGMEINDEVRANAANMGIELTEGGFVKTSTFKPVSTSREGVYVCGAFQGPKDIPQSVVEAGAAALNAGAGLVSARNTLTRTVEKVQEDDIRGDRPRIGVFVCHCGTNIAGVIDVEAVRDYAAGLPNVEYVNNNMYACSQDTQDGMVKVIREKGLNRIVVAACSPRTHDPLFQETLINAGLNKYLFEMVNIRNHGSWVHKDQPAEATLKAKEQVRMAVAKVALFEPLSEATLEIDQNVLVIGGGISGMAAARALSTQGYHVTLVERDKVLGGQARNLYVTGKGESIEEGLADMVNSVAVDEKIDVLLESGLKNVEGFVGNFVSTIETKGSEKEIRHGVTIIATGAEEYKPTEYLYGSSDMVVTGQELDGLMKSHDAKVEKAETAVFIQCVGSREPGRTYCSRICCTHTMVSALHLKEKKPDMDVFVLYRDIRTYGEKEALYKKAREKGVIFVRYSLDAKPLVKEAEGRLLVRVYDPIIQRSLELAADLLVLASAVKPYKDERLAQFFKVPLNDDGFFVEAHVKLAPSDFATDGVFLAGLAHYPKPIDEAIAQAQAAAARATGLLARKTINTSGQVAYVNQELCSGCSVCVAVCPYNSPGMILEGPRAGKAEINPVLCKGCGACVASCRSGALNLKGFEEGQIMAMIDAA
- a CDS encoding 4Fe-4S ferredoxin; amino-acid sequence: MADVALKIREIARDLLESEKVDVVIGFKKGTLPVMSEPTIIRKASDTKDLIWDATCRLNLCNYLTGRKDRIGIIAKGCDARNIVGHIVENKIKRDQLVIIGVPCTGMADKKALSDLAGGEVTAYSEAGDQITVKGPAGEKTVNKADVLQSNCSTCIKRNPVIFDEMAGEPVEELVPENRFADVEAIASMDAGTKWAHFEELLSGCTRCYACKNACPLCYCPTCFVDESRPQWVGKGTDPMDIRTYHFLRAYHCAGRCTDCGACESACP
- a CDS encoding hydrogenase iron-sulfur subunit, whose product is MQEFEPKIITFLCNWCTYGAADLAGVSRFQYPANMRIIRLPCSGRVSPKMVLSAFRNGADGVWISGCHPGDCHYITGNYYARRKFTLLKEMLEHTGLEPGRIQFSWISSAEGVKFADVARTVISEVKALGPAKGMAKEFIMSQEVA